From one Salmo salar chromosome ssa09, Ssal_v3.1, whole genome shotgun sequence genomic stretch:
- the LOC106613126 gene encoding potassium voltage-gated channel subfamily E member 4, protein MEKSDNFTTPQVLPLQRANDASQTDKSNGNAYVYIFIVISFYGVFLVGIMLGYVRSKRREKRRSNVFTRLVHEEEQREWGARQKKHSITMPSFQVSLPFSARSQGLYEGRVLSSPLACALCSIEQSSVSSLCSSADVRLAIEEESDSGTAEGPDETLKCSSLDDFAEIQILREEL, encoded by the coding sequence ATGGAGAAGTCAGACAACTTTACAACGCCCCAAGTTCTTCCCCTGCAGAGGGCTAATGACGCGTCCCAAACGGACAAAAGCAACGGCAACGCATACGTGTACATTTTCATAGTAATCTCCTTTTATGGGGTCTTCCTCGTTGGTATAATGCTGGGCTACGTTCGCTCCAAAAGGCGGGAGAAGAGAAGGTCGAATGTTTTTACGCGCCTGGTGCACGAAGAGGAGCAGCGGGAATGGGGCGCGCGGCAAAAGAAACACAGCATCACCATGCCCTCCTTCCAGGTGTCGCTTCCCTTCTCCGCGAGGAGCCAGGGCCTCTATGAAGGAAGGGTCCTGAGCTCCCCTCTGGCCTGCGCCCTGTGCTCTATTGAGCAAAGCAGCGTCAGTTCACTGTGCTCCTCCGCCGACGTGCGCCTCGCCATCGAGGAGGAGTCGGACAGCGGGACGGCGGAGGGACCGGACGAGACCCTGAAGTGCAGCTCTCTCGACGACTTCGCCGAGATACAGATACTCCGAGAGGAACTGTGA